One segment of Pleuronectes platessa chromosome 21, fPlePla1.1, whole genome shotgun sequence DNA contains the following:
- the fbrs gene encoding autism susceptibility gene 2 protein homolog isoform X5, translating to MEGPSRSTGFRQSRRSRSQRDRERRRRRVDLAEQRATSLSSGSDREACGKNTVLGPGGRESRPGFGRHRPPRRRKRESVSCEEDIIDGFAIASFISLEALEMDCSLKPSQRTDMPGRRNKGKRGPEENGRGPLSEPEEGAQHGYPGLKNRNKRRRIEGHPLETGYICDTESDTGDKASDNEMDPVFTVSTRKVMEPVPSTIGTTNGKTFPALPARCGGVSRLMVTPRVSGLERSHEKNLEQHFPEPVTSSTSSDSFGLPSPVAASCVVPRPLSKPKSFLTLPGRAHSIYNINNRSNTPVKPPSASSVASSSSSMRPPTPSTSVSLPYIRPSGPLRPPSRASSGALYTSSPGLPPPPPLLQGPAHSVAAERDGRRSVPGAENNAAAAGRSTPGGPSASSTTPGSSGRTSQNQTSIQPMAFQYHQHNHQHQHTHTHQHFTPFLHPTATAQPLFDKYAGKMDGLYRHPFFPQYPPPSVPSIQPVIPPTGPFSSLQGAFQPKGTGPDLSARLGVVPHHLQPKDPRKPGKWCAMHVYVAWMILSHQKKVKLMHADTHKPDLRSELLARLPGAGGLGPLGPMGGALPPNHDLTRPPSLFSATGAVNPSSAPFISPSTPHSSFLAPTAHLDPYGRSPPFTPLGALGTGAFGGLGSPTLAGSMFGPKDSPAGLSNPNHQEAWNRLHGGPSGFPIGPNWAKGADKRDERDRGKEGERRDIPHIKDEKDRDNMLYGRQPVRMSPVGPSFKQRSSTPVSHINGHSSSLGASSGPIEDLTRSFNRDGERERDRDGDKRPLPTGSSRAPPLGSSSLVADRDRPRSSSSSVLTTPPPSNRSAPSPLDLYPRTMAPAAHSHHSEPSHSQRDGNIPTSSSASASVTSLSQVRKPDRTPTPVSKPPMLLQPVKVKEERKEEPEHIPITLPPPAHNHNFERPNSHPHHHRSGTPSSSLSLTPTPGVQLQPPTPNHSHPHFALLDRSRAIEAYMGGVAGPPGLVMGPGERFSHGPHQGPPQGPHSFTWDPWRELAAQQQHQHRREAMALRSDPHLALRSDPHLARLLQHQRLLEAERAAAVAAAHHPPTSSASNPGVRQEFGLMAHHFDRSHQLGRGGGLMDEEQHAQILREDFERARYFGMHPHLPPGAHLSGPSHAATAAHLEQLHPGLLAHSLPHGASAASHHHHAGLYARLGPLNPHHMANGLLAKNPGGMVGVPPPLIPSMTSRSSTPPRRLAGPGELQLYSAHKDGESR from the exons ATGGAGGGCCCGAGCCGAAGCACTGGGTTCCGGCAGAGCCGACGCTCCCGTTCCCAGCGCGACAGGGAGCGGCGGCGCCGGAGAGTGGACCTGGCCGAGCAGCGGGCCACGTCCCTGTCCTCGGGCTCCGACCGGGAAGCGTGCGGGAAGAACACTGTGCTGGGCCCCGGGGGGAGGGAAAGCCGGCCCGGGTTTGGGAGACACAGGCCTCCACGCCGGAGGAAGAGGGAGTCCGTGTCCTGCGAGGAAGACATCATCGATGGCTTCGCTATTGCGAGCTTCATCAGCTTGGAGGCACTGGAG ATGGACTGCTCACTGAAGCCCAGTCAGCGCACTGATATGCCGGGAAGGAGGAACAAGGGGAAGAGGGGGCCCGAGGAGAACGGTCGAGGGCCCCTGTCGGAGCCGGAGGAAGGAGCCCAGCACGGCTACCCCGGCCTGAAGAAtagaaacaagagaagaaggaTAGAG GGACATCCTTTGGAGACTGGCTACATT TGTGACACTGAGAGTGATACAGGAGATAAG GCTTCTGACAATGAAATGGATCCAGTGTTCACAGTCAGCACTAGAAAAG TTATGGAGCCTGTCCCCTCAACCATTGGAACAACCAATGGCAAAACCTTCCCAGCTCTACCGGCCCGTTGTGGTGGCGTCTCACGGTTGATGGTGACACCGCGGGTATCTGGCCTGGAGCGAAGCCACGAAAAAAACCTGGAGCAGCATTTCCCAGAACCTGTTACTTCTTCTACCTCCTCTGACTCCTTCGGCCTGCCTTCTCCAGTCGCAGCCTCATGCGTGGTCCCCCGGCCGCTCTCCAAACCCAAGTCCTTCCTCACTTTACCTGGACGAGCTCACTCCAtctacaacatcaacaacag GAGCAACACCCCAGTCAAACCTCCATCTGCTTCATCGGTTGCGTCTTCGTCATCCTCCATGCGGCCCCCAACTCCCTCTACCAGTGTGTCACTACCCTACATTCGCCCCTCGGGGCCCCTCCGACCTCCATCCCGAGCCAGTTCTGGGGCCCTGTACACATCCTCCCCCGGCTTGCCTCCGCCTCCACCTTTGTTACAAGGTCCCGCCCACTCAGTAGCAGCAG AGCGTGATGGCAGACGCAGCGTCCCAGGGGCTGAAAACAATGCAGCGGCTGCAGGCCGCTCCACTCCTGGTGGTCCATCAGCATCGAGCACCACACCAGGTTCATCGGGCCGGACGTCTCAGAACCAGACGAGCATCCAGCCCATGGCCTTCCAGTATCATCAGCACAACCACCAGcaccaacacacccacacacaccaacacttcACACCCTTCCTTCACCCTACAGCTACTGCGCAACCTCTG ttTGATAAGTATGCCGGCAAAATGGACGGGCTGTACCGACACCCT ttCTTTCCACAATACCCGCCTCCCTCAGTGCCGAGTATTCAGCCTGTGATTCCTCCCACTGGGCCATTCAGCTCCTTGCAAGGAGCGTTTCAGCCAAAG GGAACGGGTCCTGATCTATCTGCACGTCTTGGGGTTGTGCCTCACCACCTGCAGCCCAAAGACCCCAGG AAACCAGGAAAATGGTGTGCTATGCATGTTTATGTGGCCTGGATGATTCTAAGCCATCAGAAAAAAGTCAAG CTGATGCATGCTGATACTCACAAGCCGGACCTCCGTAGTGAGCTGCTGGCCCGTCTTCCTGGAGCTGGGGGACTCGGCCCCCTCGGGCCCATGGGAGGAGCTCTGCCTCCCAATCACGACCTCACAAGACCCCCCAGTCTCTTCTCAGCTACAG GTGCAGTCAATCCGTCCTCCGCTCCATTCATCTCTCCATCGACACCTCACTCCTCTTTCCTCGCTCCAACTGCACACTTGG ATCCATATGGTCGTTCCCCACCTTTCACTCCGCTGGGAGCTCTGGGTACTGGTGCCTTCGGCGGACTCGGCAGCCCAACACTGG ctGGCTCCATGTTTGGCCCTAAAGACTCACCAGCCGGTTTGTCCAACCCCAACCATCAAGAAGCATGGAACCGTCTACATGGCGGCCCGTCTGGGTTCCCCATTGGCCCCAACTGGGCTAAAGGGGCGGACaagagggatgagagggaccgggggaaggaaggagagaggagagacatcCCCCACATCAAGGACGAAAAGGACAG AGACAATATGCTGTACGGCCGACAACCTGTGAGAATGTCTCCGGTTGGTCCTTCCTTCAAGCAACGCAGTAGCACCCCGGTCTCCCACATTAATGGTCACAGCAGCAGCCTTGGGGCGAGCAGTGGGCCTATTGAGGACCTGACACGCAGCTTCAATAGAGACGGAGAGCGCGAGCGGGACAGAGACGGGGACAAACGGCCGCTGCCAACAGGGTCTTCACGAGCACCTCCCCTTGGGTCTTCGTCTTTAGTAGCAGACAGGGACAGACCAcgttcttcctcatcctctgtgCTCACCACTCCCCCACCCTCCAATCGCTCAGCCCCATCTCCTTTGGACCTTTACCCCCGCACAATGGCCCCAGCAGCACACAGTCATCACAGCGAACCCTCACACTCCCAAAGAGACGGCAACATCCCTACTTCCTCGTCAGCTTCTGCCTCTGTCACGTCTTTGTCTCAGGTCAGGAAGCCTGACCGGACCCCAACACCTGTGTCCAAACCTCCCATGCTACTCCAGCCAGTAAAGGTCAAAGAGGAGCGGAAGGAGGAGCCGGAGCACATCCCCATCACCCTGCCTCCCCCAGCACATAACCACAACTTTGAGCGCCCCAACAGTCATCCACACCACCACAGGTCGGGtaccccttcctcctctttatCACTAACTCCCACTCCTGGTGTTCAACTTCAACCACCCACTCCAAACCATTCCCACCCACACTTTGCCCTGCTTGACCGCTCAAGAGCCATTGAAGCATATATGGGGGGCGTTGCGGGACCTCCTGGGCTGGTAATGGGTCCAGGAGAACGTTTCTCCCATGGTCCACACCAAGGACCACCACAGGGCCCTCACAGTTTCACCTGGGACCCCTGGAGGGAGCTGGCAGCTCAGCAGCAACATCAACATCGTAGGGAGGCTATGGCCCTTCGGTCAGACCCACATCTAGCCCTGCGATCCGATCCACATTTGGCCCGGCTGCTGCAGCATCAGCGACTTCTGGAGGCTGAGAGGGCTGCAGCTGTAGCAGCTGCTCACCACCCTCCTACCTCTTCTGCTTCCAACCCTGGTGTCCGCCAGGAGTTCGGCCTAATGGCCCATCATTTTGACCGCTCTCATCAGCTCGGGCGAGGAGGAGGCTTGATGGATGAGGAGCAGCATGCCCAGATCCTGAGAGAAGACTTTGAGCGGGCTCGCTACTTCGGGATGCACCCTCACCTCCCTCCAGGCGCTCACCTCTCAGGTCCCTCTCATGCTGCTACTGCCGctcacctggagcagctccACCCTGGCCTTCTCGCCCACTCACTTCCCCATGGAGCCTCTGCTGCTTCTCACCACCACCATGCGGGTCTCTATGCCCGTTTAGGCCCACTGAACCCACACCACATGGCCAACGGCCTGCTAGCAAAGAACCCAGGAGGCATGGTGGGGGTACCGCCTCCACTCATTCCGTCCATGACCAGCCGGTCGTCCACACCTCCCCGCAGACTTGCAGGGCCAGGTGAGCTTCAACTGTACAGTGCCCACAAAGATGGAGAGTCCAGATAG
- the fbrs gene encoding autism susceptibility gene 2 protein homolog isoform X3: MEGPSRSTGFRQSRRSRSQRDRERRRRRVDLAEQRATSLSSGSDREACGKNTVLGPGGRESRPGFGRHRPPRRRKRESVSCEEDIIDGFAIASFISLEALEMDCSLKPSQRTDMPGRRNKGKRGPEENGRGPLSEPEEGAQHGYPGLKNRNKRRRIECDTESDTGDKASDNEMDPVFTVSTRKVMEPVPSTIGTTNGKTFPALPARCGGVSRLMVTPRVSGLERSHEKNLEQHFPEPVTSSTSSDSFGLPSPVAASCVVPRPLSKPKSFLTLPGRAHSIYNINNRSNTPVKPPSASSVASSSSSMRPPTPSTSVSLPYIRPSGPLRPPSRASSGALYTSSPGLPPPPPLLQGPAHSVAAERDGRRSVPGAENNAAAAGRSTPGGPSASSTTPGSSGRTSQNQTSIQPMAFQYHQHNHQHQHTHTHQHFTPFLHPTATAQPLFDKYAGKMDGLYRHPFFPQYPPPSVPSIQPVIPPTGPFSSLQGAFQPKPLVPQGTGPDLSARLGVVPHHLQPKDPRLTDPFGTSLKVSNKPGKWCAMHVYVAWMILSHQKKVKLMHADTHKPDLRSELLARLPGAGGLGPLGPMGGALPPNHDLTRPPSLFSATGAVNPSSAPFISPSTPHSSFLAPTAHLDPYGRSPPFTPLGALGTGAFGGLGSPTLAGSMFGPKDSPAGLSNPNHQEAWNRLHGGPSGFPIGPNWAKGADKRDERDRGKEGERRDIPHIKDEKDRDNMLYGRQPVRMSPVGPSFKQRSSTPVSHINGHSSSLGASSGPIEDLTRSFNRDGERERDRDGDKRPLPTGSSRAPPLGSSSLVADRDRPRSSSSSVLTTPPPSNRSAPSPLDLYPRTMAPAAHSHHSEPSHSQRDGNIPTSSSASASVTSLSQVRKPDRTPTPVSKPPMLLQPVKVKEERKEEPEHIPITLPPPAHNHNFERPNSHPHHHRSGTPSSSLSLTPTPGVQLQPPTPNHSHPHFALLDRSRAIEAYMGGVAGPPGLVMGPGERFSHGPHQGPPQGPHSFTWDPWRELAAQQQHQHRREAMALRSDPHLALRSDPHLARLLQHQRLLEAERAAAVAAAHHPPTSSASNPGVRQEFGLMAHHFDRSHQLGRGGGLMDEEQHAQILREDFERARYFGMHPHLPPGAHLSGPSHAATAAHLEQLHPGLLAHSLPHGASAASHHHHAGLYARLGPLNPHHMANGLLAKNPGGMVGVPPPLIPSMTSRSSTPPRRLAGPGELQLYSAHKDGESR; encoded by the exons ATGGAGGGCCCGAGCCGAAGCACTGGGTTCCGGCAGAGCCGACGCTCCCGTTCCCAGCGCGACAGGGAGCGGCGGCGCCGGAGAGTGGACCTGGCCGAGCAGCGGGCCACGTCCCTGTCCTCGGGCTCCGACCGGGAAGCGTGCGGGAAGAACACTGTGCTGGGCCCCGGGGGGAGGGAAAGCCGGCCCGGGTTTGGGAGACACAGGCCTCCACGCCGGAGGAAGAGGGAGTCCGTGTCCTGCGAGGAAGACATCATCGATGGCTTCGCTATTGCGAGCTTCATCAGCTTGGAGGCACTGGAG ATGGACTGCTCACTGAAGCCCAGTCAGCGCACTGATATGCCGGGAAGGAGGAACAAGGGGAAGAGGGGGCCCGAGGAGAACGGTCGAGGGCCCCTGTCGGAGCCGGAGGAAGGAGCCCAGCACGGCTACCCCGGCCTGAAGAAtagaaacaagagaagaaggaTAGAG TGTGACACTGAGAGTGATACAGGAGATAAG GCTTCTGACAATGAAATGGATCCAGTGTTCACAGTCAGCACTAGAAAAG TTATGGAGCCTGTCCCCTCAACCATTGGAACAACCAATGGCAAAACCTTCCCAGCTCTACCGGCCCGTTGTGGTGGCGTCTCACGGTTGATGGTGACACCGCGGGTATCTGGCCTGGAGCGAAGCCACGAAAAAAACCTGGAGCAGCATTTCCCAGAACCTGTTACTTCTTCTACCTCCTCTGACTCCTTCGGCCTGCCTTCTCCAGTCGCAGCCTCATGCGTGGTCCCCCGGCCGCTCTCCAAACCCAAGTCCTTCCTCACTTTACCTGGACGAGCTCACTCCAtctacaacatcaacaacag GAGCAACACCCCAGTCAAACCTCCATCTGCTTCATCGGTTGCGTCTTCGTCATCCTCCATGCGGCCCCCAACTCCCTCTACCAGTGTGTCACTACCCTACATTCGCCCCTCGGGGCCCCTCCGACCTCCATCCCGAGCCAGTTCTGGGGCCCTGTACACATCCTCCCCCGGCTTGCCTCCGCCTCCACCTTTGTTACAAGGTCCCGCCCACTCAGTAGCAGCAG AGCGTGATGGCAGACGCAGCGTCCCAGGGGCTGAAAACAATGCAGCGGCTGCAGGCCGCTCCACTCCTGGTGGTCCATCAGCATCGAGCACCACACCAGGTTCATCGGGCCGGACGTCTCAGAACCAGACGAGCATCCAGCCCATGGCCTTCCAGTATCATCAGCACAACCACCAGcaccaacacacccacacacaccaacacttcACACCCTTCCTTCACCCTACAGCTACTGCGCAACCTCTG ttTGATAAGTATGCCGGCAAAATGGACGGGCTGTACCGACACCCT ttCTTTCCACAATACCCGCCTCCCTCAGTGCCGAGTATTCAGCCTGTGATTCCTCCCACTGGGCCATTCAGCTCCTTGCAAGGAGCGTTTCAGCCAAAG CCTCTTGTCCCTCAGGGAACGGGTCCTGATCTATCTGCACGTCTTGGGGTTGTGCCTCACCACCTGCAGCCCAAAGACCCCAGG CTAACTGATCCATTTGGGACATCGTTGAAAGTCagtaat AAACCAGGAAAATGGTGTGCTATGCATGTTTATGTGGCCTGGATGATTCTAAGCCATCAGAAAAAAGTCAAG CTGATGCATGCTGATACTCACAAGCCGGACCTCCGTAGTGAGCTGCTGGCCCGTCTTCCTGGAGCTGGGGGACTCGGCCCCCTCGGGCCCATGGGAGGAGCTCTGCCTCCCAATCACGACCTCACAAGACCCCCCAGTCTCTTCTCAGCTACAG GTGCAGTCAATCCGTCCTCCGCTCCATTCATCTCTCCATCGACACCTCACTCCTCTTTCCTCGCTCCAACTGCACACTTGG ATCCATATGGTCGTTCCCCACCTTTCACTCCGCTGGGAGCTCTGGGTACTGGTGCCTTCGGCGGACTCGGCAGCCCAACACTGG ctGGCTCCATGTTTGGCCCTAAAGACTCACCAGCCGGTTTGTCCAACCCCAACCATCAAGAAGCATGGAACCGTCTACATGGCGGCCCGTCTGGGTTCCCCATTGGCCCCAACTGGGCTAAAGGGGCGGACaagagggatgagagggaccgggggaaggaaggagagaggagagacatcCCCCACATCAAGGACGAAAAGGACAG AGACAATATGCTGTACGGCCGACAACCTGTGAGAATGTCTCCGGTTGGTCCTTCCTTCAAGCAACGCAGTAGCACCCCGGTCTCCCACATTAATGGTCACAGCAGCAGCCTTGGGGCGAGCAGTGGGCCTATTGAGGACCTGACACGCAGCTTCAATAGAGACGGAGAGCGCGAGCGGGACAGAGACGGGGACAAACGGCCGCTGCCAACAGGGTCTTCACGAGCACCTCCCCTTGGGTCTTCGTCTTTAGTAGCAGACAGGGACAGACCAcgttcttcctcatcctctgtgCTCACCACTCCCCCACCCTCCAATCGCTCAGCCCCATCTCCTTTGGACCTTTACCCCCGCACAATGGCCCCAGCAGCACACAGTCATCACAGCGAACCCTCACACTCCCAAAGAGACGGCAACATCCCTACTTCCTCGTCAGCTTCTGCCTCTGTCACGTCTTTGTCTCAGGTCAGGAAGCCTGACCGGACCCCAACACCTGTGTCCAAACCTCCCATGCTACTCCAGCCAGTAAAGGTCAAAGAGGAGCGGAAGGAGGAGCCGGAGCACATCCCCATCACCCTGCCTCCCCCAGCACATAACCACAACTTTGAGCGCCCCAACAGTCATCCACACCACCACAGGTCGGGtaccccttcctcctctttatCACTAACTCCCACTCCTGGTGTTCAACTTCAACCACCCACTCCAAACCATTCCCACCCACACTTTGCCCTGCTTGACCGCTCAAGAGCCATTGAAGCATATATGGGGGGCGTTGCGGGACCTCCTGGGCTGGTAATGGGTCCAGGAGAACGTTTCTCCCATGGTCCACACCAAGGACCACCACAGGGCCCTCACAGTTTCACCTGGGACCCCTGGAGGGAGCTGGCAGCTCAGCAGCAACATCAACATCGTAGGGAGGCTATGGCCCTTCGGTCAGACCCACATCTAGCCCTGCGATCCGATCCACATTTGGCCCGGCTGCTGCAGCATCAGCGACTTCTGGAGGCTGAGAGGGCTGCAGCTGTAGCAGCTGCTCACCACCCTCCTACCTCTTCTGCTTCCAACCCTGGTGTCCGCCAGGAGTTCGGCCTAATGGCCCATCATTTTGACCGCTCTCATCAGCTCGGGCGAGGAGGAGGCTTGATGGATGAGGAGCAGCATGCCCAGATCCTGAGAGAAGACTTTGAGCGGGCTCGCTACTTCGGGATGCACCCTCACCTCCCTCCAGGCGCTCACCTCTCAGGTCCCTCTCATGCTGCTACTGCCGctcacctggagcagctccACCCTGGCCTTCTCGCCCACTCACTTCCCCATGGAGCCTCTGCTGCTTCTCACCACCACCATGCGGGTCTCTATGCCCGTTTAGGCCCACTGAACCCACACCACATGGCCAACGGCCTGCTAGCAAAGAACCCAGGAGGCATGGTGGGGGTACCGCCTCCACTCATTCCGTCCATGACCAGCCGGTCGTCCACACCTCCCCGCAGACTTGCAGGGCCAGGTGAGCTTCAACTGTACAGTGCCCACAAAGATGGAGAGTCCAGATAG